A window from Dehalobacter sp. DCA encodes these proteins:
- a CDS encoding IS1634 family transposase, with protein sequence MDITSPQDVVPSFRFGHALIKQLWSTMGLDAFFLANCGKRNATAVGQALFYLVAHRCADPCSIHASALEQNSYAGILSLGIDVLYDVLDVLSQQKEAIISHLADFFEKKTSRSGPEAYYDVTTYAFESTRWGELRMFGFSKDHKNNEVQVVMGLLLDNNGIPITYELFPGNTMDQCTLTRSVEKLKSLYRLEKITVVADRGLNSGSNLEYLCKGGHDFVISYTLKRSPDSFKELVWNDEGWQDSVDLATGEITSRSKIVEQILEVKVPIDQDEESAEKKKRGRPRKYTIEKIPVKIHLTWSAKRANKDRSDRERVLEKLKKRLDKPYQLKAAVKRGCNQFLQMELDTEDWKLDEAKIEQAARYDGYYAVITNNLNLSTDEVSKIYGGLWKIEESFRILKTDLRARPVFVWNDEHIKGHFAMCFIALCILRYAQYLLEQSMGKSVSAAQIMEAIQDPLALVQGEYPNNIVTPTQVSQTYLDLASILKLTPLKTNMTLTKFRSCTKLDLTINLK encoded by the coding sequence ATGGACATCACATCACCTCAGGATGTTGTTCCTTCCTTCAGGTTCGGTCATGCGCTAATCAAACAGCTTTGGAGCACTATGGGGTTAGACGCCTTTTTTCTTGCTAATTGCGGAAAGCGCAATGCTACAGCTGTTGGACAAGCTCTATTCTACCTTGTCGCCCATCGCTGCGCAGATCCTTGCAGTATCCATGCGAGTGCATTGGAACAGAATTCCTATGCGGGTATCCTTTCTCTTGGGATCGATGTCCTTTACGATGTTCTTGATGTACTCTCCCAGCAGAAAGAGGCCATCATAAGCCACCTTGCTGACTTCTTTGAAAAGAAAACCAGCCGCAGTGGTCCTGAAGCATACTATGACGTCACAACGTACGCTTTTGAGAGCACCCGCTGGGGCGAATTACGAATGTTTGGCTTCTCGAAGGATCACAAAAATAACGAAGTTCAGGTGGTCATGGGGCTGCTTTTGGACAACAACGGCATACCCATAACGTATGAACTTTTTCCAGGCAACACGATGGATCAGTGTACTCTGACCCGATCGGTAGAGAAGCTTAAGAGTCTGTACAGGCTGGAAAAGATCACGGTGGTTGCCGACAGAGGACTCAACAGCGGCAGCAATCTTGAGTACCTCTGCAAGGGTGGGCACGACTTCGTCATCAGCTATACTTTAAAGCGTTCTCCTGACTCCTTTAAGGAACTTGTATGGAACGACGAAGGATGGCAAGATAGTGTGGACCTTGCCACAGGGGAGATAACCTCTCGTTCCAAGATCGTAGAGCAAATACTGGAGGTCAAGGTTCCCATAGATCAGGATGAGGAAAGTGCTGAAAAGAAAAAAAGAGGAAGGCCCAGGAAGTACACTATTGAAAAAATTCCCGTAAAGATACACTTAACCTGGTCGGCCAAACGGGCTAACAAAGACAGATCCGACAGGGAACGCGTACTAGAGAAGCTCAAGAAACGCCTTGACAAACCCTATCAGCTTAAGGCTGCAGTAAAACGGGGTTGCAATCAGTTTTTGCAGATGGAGCTTGACACAGAAGATTGGAAGCTGGATGAAGCAAAAATTGAGCAAGCCGCCCGCTATGATGGGTATTATGCGGTCATTACCAACAACCTGAACTTGAGCACAGATGAGGTTTCCAAGATATACGGAGGACTATGGAAGATCGAAGAGAGTTTTAGAATACTTAAGACTGACCTTAGAGCACGACCGGTTTTCGTATGGAATGACGAACATATTAAGGGGCACTTTGCCATGTGTTTCATCGCGTTATGCATACTCCGTTATGCACAGTACTTACTCGAACAATCAATGGGCAAGAGCGTTTCGGCCGCGCAAATCATGGAAGCAATACAGGACCCCCTTGCATTAGTTCAGGGAGAATACCCAAATAATATCGTTACCCCAACCCAAGTTTCCCAGACTTATCTCGATCTCGCATCGATACTCAAACTGACTCCTCTAAAGACAAACATGACACTGACCAAGTTCCGTTCATGCACAAAATTGGATCTAACAATAAACCTAAAATAA